DNA from Felis catus isolate Fca126 chromosome B3, F.catus_Fca126_mat1.0, whole genome shotgun sequence:
AACACAGTTCCCGAAGCAAGAAGGCACAACTATGAAATGGTAATAATGGCTAGCCTGGATGGAAAGCctacatgtgccaggcactacgtAAATTGTGTGGATTAACTCACTTAACCCTTGCAGCCAGGGCTGGGACTATGATGAGGCACCTAGTAAGGTACCTGAGGCACAAATCTCAGGAGACCTCCACTGTCAGGGCTGTGCGCATGCAGGGTTGATCCTCACGTGACCTTAGCAGTGAGCACCCCATTCCGTTTGTGCCCTAAGGGCCTCACTCGCCTGGGCCTACTCCCGGGGCTGCTGGAGACAGTCCTGAGAGGTCATGATCACCAACTCCCTTCTTTGCGGACCGGGAAACGGAGCCTATGGAGGTTGAGCGCCCGCCTGTCTTTCACATGAGCTGGAGGCAGTGCAGCGTGGAGTTGAGCCCAAATCCTTCCGGGCAGCTGGACTCTGAAGTCTGGGCCTTGACTGATGGAAGCCATGGATGCTTCTGCAGATGCCGCGTCTAAACATCCGGTTGTTTTTTGTCCTCCTTTCCAGGTATCCAAGGCGGCTGCAGACTTGATGGCCTACTGTGAGGCCCATGCCAAGGAAGACCCCCTGCTGACCCCCGTCCCGGCTTCAGAAAACCCATTTAGGGAGAAGAAGTTTTTCTGCGCCATCCTTTAAGCCTTCGTGAGGAGCCTGAAGAGCCGCCGGGCTCCTGGGACACTGATGTAGAGTTCTTAGCAAAGTGGGCGCCTTTCTAGTCCACAGCAtttaaagagagggaggagaaccATCCTGGAAACTCCAGGCTATGCATGTTTAAAGAACTGGTCCCCTTTATGAGAATGATCGCCAAACCACATCCCAAGTTAAGAGATCTGATATCTGCAGAACTGCCTGGAGGAGGGGAATCTGTAAAGATAAAATCCGCGTCATTTCTTTTCTGCTATCCCTCCCCACACCTTATGTTTCtgcttcatatttaaaaaaaaaaatcaaaacagacaGCCGTACTGAGCTAAGATGTGTATGACCTTCTTGGAATGAATATTGCCTTTAGCATACCCTTTGATAAGCTGAATTGTCCAGTGTAGCCGCAGTTTGGTTTTATGGCATTGATGTTTAGTCtttgtgcctttttcttttctccttcccccataCTCTCCTTCCACCCCTTCCCATTAGAGTAGTACAAAGATAAGACTGGACTTGTCTGTAAGACTGAACTCCAAGGATGAGAACCCAAACATGTAAGGAGATGTTCCCCGTGGTTTATCCTCAtggtaataacaacaaaaaaacgcCGGTTGTCTGTGTTCTCTTATCACAATTCCTAACATTTGTACATGATAGCTTTGATTCTGCAAGTAAAAGTAAATCATGTGTTGTGACTGGTGCTTTCATATATTTGTGACAATTTTTGAGTGATACTGCATGAAAATGTCCCTATGTTACATCCATTCAGAAGGTTTGTTGTTTCACTCTGAAGTTTGGAACAGGAACGCGAGAGGAGAAAAGCtggagaagaaaaatctcagtCTCTTGAAAACTGAGATCACTTCAGCGCCTTAGCCATGCCTAAAATACCTCTGAGTTCACAGTGGCGTACACGCCTCTTCGACGTATtttccagaatccaaagcagtttggTTGTGTCCAGGATCCAGGACAGCACAGGAACCACTGAACAGGACAGGGAAGGATTCAGCATCAGTTGGGAGGTGCTTTTGTTAGAGTAAGGGCAAATTTCATCTTTCCCTGAATTGTGGAAATTCTAGATTCAAGAACACTTTCTGTTTGTTCAAGTACCAGGAGAAGTAAACCTGGATGGCTCCAGAGAAGACCCATTCTCAGCATCCTGGCTGTTCGCTGccagggagaagggggcaggtgcGGCCCCCTCAGCCAGCAACGTCAGAAAGGTTCTGGCTCTTTTTTGCCACTGAGATGGTCTTTGCTTCTCACTCAGCAGATATTTCAGTAGAaccttttctggttttgttttccatcttGTTTGTTAGAGTCTCTCAGTCTTTATTTACAACTTCCTGGCAGCTAGAGCCCTCTTTTCCCAAGAGATGATCTTGAAAGTGATTTTTCCTTACAGCTCTAGCCTTCATCAGTAATGGAAGGTCCTGGAAGCCTGCATCACTTTTTTTCTGTGCCATTCCCAGGCAAAAGAGGACCTCTCTTGCATCTCACTGTTTACTTTGATGTCACGAAAaccatttccaaattcattctattctctttccattctcttccttctgttaaaaaaaaaaaaaaaaaggaaaggaaggaaaacagatgtAAAAGCTTAATATGCCAAGGACAGGTTTtgagagagtaaatattttccttaGCTCCTTTTATGGGCATGATGGCAAAAGAATAAGTACATCCAATTAAAGCTCACGCCTGGGGCCAGGAAAAGGGACTGCTGAAACATTTGCAAAAGGTATGAATGTACTTCTGTAACCAGATACTGCCGTTCAAACCTCGGGGTGTTGTTACAATCAGTGAGACACTAATGCAGATACAGTGGGAAGACCTTGGCAGAGTAGTTGTTAAACCACATACCATATTGTACCATTAGCTTAGTATTACCGTGGAATCAACTAAAACcgtatcacatttttaaaattagtcaaAACATGCATTGGCCATGTAGTCACACAAAAACAACTGTAAATGAAGCACCTTTTGGTGGTGATTAAGGTGTCATTGCGAGACCCCAAGGATTTTTCATAATCCACATCATTTATGTTTCTTAGAGGGgctctttatgtttttatgtgaATCTAGATCTTTGGAGCAGTTAAGATGGAACTAAAACTTGAAGGATGCACCATAATACGGCTCTGGTAATTAGAAAAGTTAAGGCTGTTCCAAAGTGCGTGCGACCTTGtttacaaaagaagagagaaggcagagaacacACAGCCCATCTGAAATTACGtttaaggaaaatgttttggCTTTGTCATACCTTCATGTCCTATCGTATGGAATTATACTACCAGAGTCTTTATATGCGTTTTTGCTTATTGGTATTTTTACTTGTTAAGGGGAAAAGAAATCTTTTGATGACTTATACCTCTAAAGAGCTTTAATTCTGTTAGAAGTTCACCGATCATTTCCACCAGCATGACTTTATCTTAAGGAATAACCAATAGGAAAACTTAATTATTCAAGGCCCTAATATCTGCATATAATGTATTGGATAGTAATGAGAATCTGCCATGCAGTTAGTTTAAACAGTAACAATAACCCTcatatttagggggaaaaaatcttgtATCATCCTTaatattccagtttttttttttcgattTTAAACCAAgtactatttaattttaattagaggTTGCAAAAAGTACTTTGATCTGAgggtaattttaataataatatttgagggcgcctgggtggtgcagttggttaagcgtcgacttcagccaggtcacgatctcgtggtctgtgagttcgagccccgcgtcgggctctgggctgatggctcagagcctggagcctgtttccgattctgtgtctccctctctctctgcccctcgcccgttcatgctctgtctctctctgtcccaaaaataaataaacgttgaaaaaaataataataatatttgaaagaGATTGCTTACCAAGGAGAAATTAAATCAATTTATCCATATACTCCTATTCACAAATGGGAATTGAGGAAATCAAGCATGCTGTCTtagagttttgtatttttttttaatatttgctttaagcTGCTCCTGGCAAAGGTGAATTGTtacatatacattaatatattccCAACCCAAGAATGGTTCACATTTTTCCTATATAAGATCTATGgagtgtgtctttcaaagagaggaaaatacagaaatgttaaAGAAGGAAAACCTGAATGTGATGTGCACATTTTCATCCCACATGGacaatgtatttgttttaataaatggaattttcaaattcatttcacATGCAGTCAATTTTATTTGAGGGCCTGTGGGCCACCTTCTCTCTGGGTCTCTACATCTTTGGTACAATGCGTGGGGACAGAGAAAGGTGATGGAGGAGAGCCCAGGGCTCCGGCAGGCTGGACCATGAGGACAAACAGACTGCGATTACGCTCTACTGTGCTGTGAGTGTGCCGCACTGGGATTTTTCCttcatacgtgcacacacacgcacttgtacacacacacacacacacacccgcacaAATAAACACAGAGAGTCTGGTCTCCGTAAGTTGTTCACTACTTAAATGGGGTACTGGAggccgcctgagtggctcagccggttaagtgtccgactctcgatttgacctcaggtcatgatcccagggtcatgggatggagccccacgttggtctctgcactgaacACACTGCACTGTGCCTCTCTCAGTGGCTCACGCTCTCACTCTCTAGATTCAGTAGCTCCTCAGAGATATTCTTAGTCAACAAAACCTTCTGTATGTCCCTCAAATTATGCCAGTGAGTAGTAGACCCTGTCAGTAACGAAGGAGGTGCTAGATGTCTCAGGACTTGTGCCAGCGACAGCAGGATCTTTAAAACTGGTAAAGGGGCCACTTGGAGTGAACGTACTTGTCCACCCACATCACTGTTTCTCAGACAGTGGTCCCTGGACCACctgcttcagaatcacctgggatgcCTAGTAAGAAGGCAGACAGTAGGCCCCAACTAAGAATTTCTGGCAGTGGTACTTAAGTACACGTACTCACCTACATGGCATAGTCCGAGGACCATGACTTCAGGACTTAACGACAGCGAGCTTTGCATAATGCCTAAGGAAAGGTGTAAACCAACCAAATCTATGCTCGCTCTTATTCCTACAGCCAAAAGACGTGGCTGTCCAGGAGTCGACATATAACCTGTGGGTGAGAATCTAGGCAGATCCTAGGCATGAGACACCGTGGGGAGGAAGCTGGTGGGTTTTAACTCTGTTCCTGTTTTGTTGAGCCCCCGTGAGAGGATTGCCTTCAGCTCTGGCTCTTTAATAAGCTGGTCACAT
Protein-coding regions in this window:
- the GNG2 gene encoding guanine nucleotide-binding protein G(I)/G(S)/G(O) subunit gamma-2 — translated: MASNNTASIAQARKLVEQLKMEANIDRIKVSKAAADLMAYCEAHAKEDPLLTPVPASENPFREKKFFCAIL